Proteins from a genomic interval of Echeneis naucrates chromosome 21, fEcheNa1.1, whole genome shotgun sequence:
- the hspbap1 gene encoding HSPB1-associated protein 1 homolog — protein sequence MATNSIKPFSTEEIQRILHHLQQPAVFINMTCDWPALRWTAENLSACLGDKLIRFRLGRKEGMNTPLFETCCSYVEAKLEHFLSWTRSQSGSDVGPFSDFPNAEYWAYADYKYIAILFQDQPSMFEDVKWSAFGFEGRNGRESTLWIGTEGANTPCHLDSYGCNLVLQIQGRKRWHLFPPDDTSKLYPTRIPYEESSVFSQVDVLRPDLRKFPKFQRARVHTVTLEPGQVLYVPRHWWHYVESVDPVTVSVNSWIELDMDDVARVDEAVSKAVVCAIKSVPSDDNADDWLNPTEDGVTSHNENMQYVNLAVRAWAQRQKDLQDPRDPRPAKRDASGQIRRNSDSIRESVPFSVPFGPHLIPVRCQQEGSSQTMEVTPEGVGLKFPGNRAGGSQDCTVSSEAAAAVRLHQAEHELSSDSAQCGARDCANQTSASPSSGHEDSRHTIITTNDLLDCLVHPDIISRVTELLLERHTGSLRTTAPF from the exons ATGGCCACCAACTCCATTAAACCCTTCAGCACTGAGGAGATCCAGAGGATTCTGCATCATCTGCAACAGCCAGCGGTCTTCATTAACATGACCTGTGACTGGCCTGCTCTCCGCTGGACTGCAGAgaatctgtctgcctgccttgGTGACAAATTGATCCGGTTTAGACTCGGGAGAAAAGAGGGGATGAACA CACCCCTGTTTGAAACCTGCTGTTCCTATGTAGAGGCCAAATTGGAGCACTTTCTCAGCTGGACTCGGTCCCAATCTGGGTCAGATGTTGGGCCTTTTTCTGATTTCCCCAATGCAGAGTATTGGGCCTATGCGGACTACAAATACATCGCCATCCTGTTTCAAGATCAGCCTTCCATGTTTGAG gATGTGAAGTGGTCCGCCTTTGGCTTCGAGGGCCGTAATGGAAGAGAGAGCACATTATGGATTGGAACAGAGGGGGCCAATACTCCCTGCCACCTGGACTCTTACGGCTGTAACCTGGTACTGCAGATACAGGGACG GAAACGTTGGCACCTCTTTCCTCCAGATGACACGTCTAAACTCTACCCGACCCGGATCCCTTACGAGGAGTCCAGCGTTTTCAGCCAAGTGGATGTGCTCCGCCCTGACCTGAGGAAGTTCCCCAAGTTTCAAAGGGCCAGGGTCCACACGGTCACTCTGGAGCCCGGACAG GTCCTTTATGTTCCTCGACACTGGTGGCACTATGTGGAGTCGGTGGATCCCGTCACCGTCAGTGTCAACTCTTGGATTGAGTTG GACATGGATGACGTGGCAAGAGTTGACGAAGCTGTGTCCAAGGCTGTTGTCTGCGCTATTAAAAGTGTTCCAAGTGATGACAACGCAGACGACTGGCTCAATCCCACCGAG GACGGAGTAACATCCCATAATGAGAACATGCAGTACGTGAACTTGGCAGTTAGGGCTTGGGCTCAAAGACAGAAGGACCTCCAGGACCCAAGAGACCCCCGTCCAGCTAAGCGGGACGCCAGTGGACAAATTAGAAGGAACAGCGATTCGATAAGAGAATCTGTGCCCTTTAGTGTTCCCTTTGGGCCACATCTCATCCCTGTGCGTTGTCAGCAGGAGGGGTCATCACAAACGATGGAGGTGACCCCAGAAGGAGTGGGGTTGAAATTTCCTGGGAACAGAGCAGGCGGATCTCAGGACTGCACTGTCAGCTCGGAGGCAGCAGCCGCTGTCAGACTCCACCAGGCAGAACACGAACTCAGCTCTGATTCAGCTCAGTGTGGAGCACGTGACTGCGCAAATCAGACGTCAGCGAGCCCCTCAAGTGGTCATGAGGACTCAAGACACACAATAATAACCACTAATGACCTGTTAGACTGCCTGGTGCATCCTGATATCATCAGCCGGGTCACTGAGCTTCTGCTGGAGAGGCACACAGGAAGCCTCAGGACCACTGCACCATTCTAG